ttaatcatatgtgctgcgcttttcgtcatatgcacttttcattatatgcgcttttaattatatgcgctgcgcttttcatcatatgcgctttttatcatatgcgctgcacttttcatcatatgcgctttttttcatatacgcttttaatcctatgcgctgcacttttcatcatatgcgctttttatcatatgcactttttatcatatgcgctttttatcatatgcgcttttcggtgctacatagatatttctcattttcgattatcattgactgataatcatatccattatgatatatatcagagaaacttaacaaatttctctttgatttgggagaaaataagacattgtttaccaaaaaattcgtaccatttggtaatataaaattttgcctttttcgttccttatatcaagtttgcaagagttgatatagtatttataattccttcatttgatttaaatcaataaaatatttcttagatttgatcatagtgtgtatgttactactatctgcaatacataggtctttaccatttaattgatgttgtatttcagcaggattcatactaaaacttcaaataagataagcaaataatgagttatatttcagcaagataatcaaattatattacctgcaaacaagttataatctgaagtgcataaaagataacacttaataaaacatatacgttatggtctaaaaccatttatttatgagtgatacataaaaatactaagcatcttagaaaattcaaaccattcaagtctcaaggtagctcagggttaatttaatcaagatttgtcaacagattcactctcgttttcttttcttttttgggacttatttgtagagctaaacaagatgttcatgtattcaagaaatactagactgatgatccacattaccagatcattaataagaatctccagaattcttataagagcgtctactaatatctttaattttattctttcatggatcaccgttattatatatatattttttataattaatatcgtatctatctttgagtattttccataatacacttggattttcgatcatataatatgtagattctaaggactcgtcaatatgtttgctaagaaaaatacttactattgctttctcttgttcggaataattgttattttcattcagggtttctaaaataccgtttgattcgagatgtttttctacattcataacccatgttaagtagttgttcccacttgttctaaatgaacaaatttaagccttttcaaattcgacattttctattatcaaaaagatgaataacataaatcataatcataatcaacttctatttatagacaaataataaaatgaaattagaatcattttaaattcataagtagcaaacaacagaataattgtatgattacaaataataaaaccacaagggcaggatagaatataggttcacccggtggtatattagcaacaatgatgatagttaatatgaccaatacaataggaaaaatcatccttgtgtaaatcatttttacaaaaactttttgagagtagtaatctgaaaaatgaagattgatttgtgaaaatgtgaaaacggagatgtttattttatatttgaaaaatatagttgttgtaacgtcgtcagttgacgttaacaaccgttatgtatatatgaccgttgtaacgtcgttagttgacgttaacgaataaagtcactatatcaaaacgcgtatgagtaatataaaggacaagatttttttttcttattttaaattttaagatttacttttaataaaaatacaaactactttttcttattttaacttttaagatttattttaataaaaatacaaactacttttcttattttaacttttaagatttacttttaataaaaatacaaattacttttcttattttaacttttaagatttacttttaataaaaatacaaactactttttcttattttaacttttaagatttacttttaataaaaatacaaactactttttcttattttaacttttaagatttacttttaataaaaatacaaactactttttcttattttaacttttaagatttacttttaagaataaacattagtatgcatgaaataaataatgattaattgcataagtaatcataaatgttagataacatataaagaccccatcgtattcgtattgatcggaattaatctcgacccatggtaccgtgttgtcaaatgacgtgttgcgtacataaagtaccgtgttgtcaattgacgtgttgcgtacaatcatgaggtcttattaacataaatataaatgttagtgaagttaataagagttagattacagaaaatataattcaggcggtataaccgaccatatataacttaaataacataaatataaatgttagtgaagttaataaaagttagattacagaaatataattcaggcggtataaccgaccatatataacttaaataacataaatataaatgttagtgaagttaataaaagttagattacagaaatataattcaggcggtataaccgaccatatataacttaaataacataaatataaatgttagtgaagttaataaaagttagataatttcttaccttgattagtgacgtgtgcttgcttagataaaccttgattatacggagcactttgtgctaataacgtgttatatttcagtaggcttataactacctttagtggcctagttcaatatattcaaattgaaagaaccaataaaagagagatgtgttgtagaagatataggagagaaagaggttgaagagaggtgtgatgtatttaatgtatatgtgtgtatttgtaacttacattatgcacatatatatagtacaaattttactatccatatttgactaattaccatccatatttaactactaaatttacaacacaggTAAAAATATCACTAGAAGCAAACTATATGTAAAGGTAGTACAGTACTACATAACACGTTCATTACAAGGCCGAAAATTTAGGGCTAGAATGTTAGATATGTACACACATGCGCATAAATGCCAAAACTTACATAGTCAGCTAATCAGGAGTTGTTATGGCTGTTTAAACAAGATTGACTGTTGATGTTCATTTTCCGTTGAAGAACGGTGTAAGGTTTGTTGAAATTCTCCAAGTGGTAGATTGTTGAGGTATGTAGAAGTTGAACAAAACGGAAAAATGAATTGGCCTGGAGACCATTGCGGATCGCGAGGGTGGTGTCGCCGGACGCGAGCCAGTGGGTTAAAATGCGAGAAAGGAAGTCTAGAGAATAAGTTCAATATTATGATGATCTCGCGGAGCGCGAGACTTATGTGGCGAAATGCGAGGTGGGGCTTGGCTAACAAGTTGGTGGATTTTGTTTCCTTGTTTGTTTACTCATAAATATTGTAACTATAATTGTGTGCATGAAATTTTTAGTAGAAAATCATTGGTTTGCGTCCGTGAACTAAAGTCTTCTCCATGTTTGGAGTTGAGACACaaccacgttaaatccttgtgTCATTTACGTTTATCATTTTGCTTTATTCGTTTGTTATTCGTGGATTTTGTGATTTATGTAATACTTATGTTTTGTTTGGGTCCTACAAATCTTAACATCTTTGTTATTCCTTCATTAGAATTATGTTCAATCTGAACctctaaataaaaatattaatttttttttgggAACGCAAGAGAGCTGGTTTGTATAACCAAGTTTGAACCTAAATTGACAAGCTACCGTCTACTAAAGACGAAAGCTTCTTGTCAACCAAAGATTATATACTATGTTCCAATAACTATATAATATGTCGAGGTAAAAATATCACTAGAAGAAAACTATTTGTATATGTAGTATAGCACTACATAACACGTCCATACAAGGTTGGAATTTGGGGCTAGAATGTTAGATATGTATACACATGCGTATAAATGCCAAACCTTACTTAACCAGCTAATCAGGAGTTGTTATGGGTGTTTAAAAAAGCTTGACTGTTGATGTTGATTTTCCGTTAAAGATCGGTGTAGGTTTTGTTAAATTTTCCAAGTGGTAGATTGTTGAGGTATGtataagttgaacaaaattgaaaaaTGAATTTGCCTGGAGACCCTTGCGGATCGCGAGGGTGATGTTGCCGGATGAGAGCTAGTAGGTTGAAACGCGAGAAAGGAAGTCTAGAGAATAAGTTCCAGATTCTGAAGATCTCGCGGAGCGCGAGACTTAGGTAGCGAAACGCGAGGTGGGGCTTGGCCATCAAGTTGGTGGATTTCGTTTACTCATACTGTAATTGTGTGCACGCAATTTATAGTAGAAAATCTTTAGTTTGCGTCCGTGGACTAAATTTTTCTTcatgtttggagttgggatataaccacgttaaatccttgtgTCGATTACGTTTATCATTTTGCTTTATTTTTTGgtggattttgttttttttttttttgaaaagcaaaatatattattattaatggaatatTTAATTACAGGATCCTATACTCATCTATACAATGAAATGGAGATACATGTTGTGTGGAACTAAATTATGAGGGTAGCCGTCGGATACCATAAAGACTAGCGAGGGCATAACAACTTGAAAAAACAAGCCGGGGTAGAGAGAGGAACAGTGACGATCAAGCGCCAACAAAGTTACTACAGACTAACCCGATTAATCGAACCCTCAGTAGAAGATATAGTATTCGAGGGCTACGCTTGAGAGTAGGAGCGTATCAACCGATGCCGACACGATGTGGGGGATCCGCCACAAAGAATGAAGGATTGATGAGCCATTGGTGCCATATGATAGGTTTATTTTTACTCAATCTTTTGGAGATCCAGCTAAAACTTTGAGATTGAATTTCGGAGAGGATCGATGCAATGGACCAGACTTTTTTGGAGAATACTTTTGCGTTTCTATGTTTCCATAACATGTAACATGTAATCCATTTGGTTGCTTGCCATATTGAAGAGCCGAGATTGTTGTGTGTGAAAGTTTGCTTATTGATGATAGCGTCATTAAGGTTTGAAATTAGTGAGTGGTCTTGGTTCCACCAATCTAGTACGTGTTTCCATATTTGGGCCGATTTTGGACAAAGAACAAGAGAATGCTCAATGGTTTCTATGCCCGATTCGCATAAAGGGCAAAGGATGGAGTCGAGATCAATACCACGTTTGTCTAATTCGAATCTAGTAGGTATCTTTTTTTGAAATGCTCGCCATATGAAAATGAAGACTTTTTGTGGTAGTAGATTGTTACGGGGAATCGTCATGTTGAGGGTATTACCACCAAGCTTAAGGGAGTTTATCAAGTGTGCCATAGATTTGGTGGTGTAAGTGCCCGAAGGGTCGAGAGAACATTTCCAAGAGTCGGGTTTTTCGGACAATGTCACGGAGGAAATTATATTGTTTAGTTCAGTTAATTCATTGAGAACACGGCCGTATGGAGATCGTGACCAGCACCAATTACCGAGTGAAAGTCCATTATTTTGCGTGATTCTTTCAGCGACTGTTGCTTCTTTATTGGACTCGAGCATGTATAACCTGTGGAAAAGTGTGCTGAAACGTTCCGACCCAAACCAAATGTCATTCCAAAATTTAATAGAGTCACCATTTCCGAGGCATTTTGTGATGGCAGTAGAGAAGGAAGTCCCGCATTTGTTCACAACCTTGCCAGCTTTGATGATTTCTTTCCAAACTGTGCGACCTGAAATATTCCTGCAAGAAACGTCAAATTCCAACCCCCCCCTTTCCCGtatatacttgtgataattttaacccAAAGCGCATTTTCCTCGtttttaaaacgccaccaccatttgcaTAGTAGTGAGATATTTTTGCTAAATAGGGAACCCACGTTTAACCCACCATTTTCGTAAGGAAGTAGAATTTgatcccattttacccaattaaTTTTGTTTTCAGAGGATGTCCCACCCCAAAAGAATTTGCGTCTTTTGGCCTCAAGGAGATTAAGGATGGAGGTAGGTGCATGGAAGAGAGAGAAGTAGTAGAGCGGTATACTACTTAGTATGGATTTAATGAGGGTGAGCCGACCTCCGAAAGATACGGTTTTGGCAGCCCAATCGGAAAGCCTTTTATCAAACTTTTCCACAATAGGATGCCAAGATGAAGGGTGTGATGAGGGGATACCGATAGGAAGGCCGAGATATGTGAAGGGAGTGATACCGGTAGAACAGTTAATGTAGTTTGCCATTTCTTCGGTTTCGGGAGGGGAAGTTCCGATACCGAAAAGTTTACTTTTTCGGAAATTGACATTGAGTCCAGAGATTTTCTCGAAGCATTTAAGGAGTTTGGATATGTTTTTGGCGTTCCTTTTACTCCATTCCCCGAAAAAGATGGTGTCGTCGGCATACTGTAGGTGGGTGACCGTGACGTTGTCATTCCCTACATTGATACCATGAATATGGCCATTAGAAAGTGCCCGTTTAGTAAGAATGTTGAGTCCTTCAGCGATGATGATAAAGAGAAAAGGTGAGATGGGATCACCTTGGCGAATGCCCCTTTCAGGGGAGAATTCCATTGTGGGAGAGCCATTAACAAGGATGGAAATGGATGAGGACGAAAGGCACGCACGAATGAGATTAATCCATTTCGGACCAAATCCCATGTAGTGCATGGTATTAAACAGAAAGTTCCATTCGATGCAGTCAAAagctttttcaaaatcaactttaaaaatCAGACCTTTGCATTTTTTTCGTTTAAGTTCGTCGATAATTTCGTTTGCAATAAGAACGCTGTCTAGGATGTTGCGACCTTTGAGGAAGGCTGTTTGTTCTACCCCAATGACCTTGTGGATGACTTTGGCGAGGTGATTAGAGAGGATTTTGGTTAGAATTTTATAATAACTGCCGATAAGACAAATAGGACGGTATTCGTTCAAACCGATGGGATTAGGTTTTTTGGGTATGAGGGTGAAGAAAGATGCATTGCAGCCTTTGGAGATTTCGGAGTTGGTCCAAAACCATTCGAGTGCTTTAATGAGATCGTGTTTAATAAGGTCCCAGTATTTCTTAAAGAATTTCATATTAAAGCCGTCGGGACCGGGCGCCTTAGAGCTATCACAATTGGAGAGTGCGTCCCAGATTTCTTTTTCGTTGAGTTCAGATTCGAGTATGAGATTATCCTGGGGGGAGATGTATTGAAGGTGGGGAGCATTATCGAAGGGGCAATGGTTATTAAGGTTATTGAATTTGAAGAGGTTATTGTAGTAGAGGTATGTTTCTTGTTTTATGACGTTGGGGTCTTCGATCCAGGATCCGTTAATGGATATGCCGTGTATGTTGTTTTTACTTGTGCGTTTTTAATGTAATTATGGAAGTATTTTGAGTTTTCATCGCCTTCGAGGGCCCATTTAATTCTTGATTTTTGTTTTAGCATGTTGGTTTTAGTTTTTTCTTTTTCGAGGTGAGAGAATTTTTCATTTAACCAATTATTTTTCTCTGTTTCGGACAAAGGTCTAGATTCAGCAATGGCTTCCCATTCGTTGATTGCATTAAGGTGATCTTGGATTTGGGAGTCGATGTTATCAAGTTGTGTACTATGTTTTTTGAGTTCCATTTTTACATTTTTGAGTTTGTTACGAAATACACAGTCAGGGCGGTTTCCAGTCGTTGGGAGTGACCATGCCCGAGTAATGACGGAATCAGCATCTTTAAGGTCGAGCCATGTGTTAAAAACGCGAATAGGTTTAGGTCCGGAGTCAGCAAAGGTATTCCTAAGGAGTATGGGGCAGTGGTCCGAGAGGTCACGGTCAAGAGTTTTGGAGGAGATGTTAGGCCACAGTTTGAGGATTTCATCGGAGACAAGGAATCTGTCTAGTTTACTAAACTTCATTCTTTTTATACAGATTCGAGTGAATTTTTTTCCGCCGAGTGGCAGATCAATGAGATCGGAATTGCTAATGAAATTGTTAAAGTTATTAGCCCAATGTTGATTAAATTCACAGTTCATGCGTTCAGAAGTATTTCTGACTTCATTAAAATCACCGAAGATGATGAATGGGAACGTGAGAGAGTTTACGAGAGAGGATAGTTCTGACCATAGTCTGATTTTCTTGGATGGGGAATGTGGGCCGTAGACGTTGATAAGAGCGATCTTTGAGTCATACCCCGCCCATGACCCGCATATAGCAAGGAAAAATTCTCCCTCGATAGCATAATCGAAGGAGAATATATTACAATCCCATATCGTAATGATACCCCCTGAAGCACCAACCGAATCTTTTTGTACGAATTTGAAATCCGAGTTTCCCCAGAATGATTCAATGATATTATCTTGGGTTTGTTCGCATTTAGTTTCTTGTAGCCCTAGAATTGTGGGTTTCTCTTTATTACAAATACGCTGTAGCCAACTGATTTTACCCATTTGCCCAATACCCCGGATATTAAGAGAGATCGTACACATTTATAACAAAAAATTATGAACGAGGAGTAAGGAACGAGATTACCTTGAGTTCCAACGGATACCGATGCTTTGCCCGAATTCGTTTGTGTCGAGGCTAGCGTCTCTTGAGGAACCTGCTGAGGCTTTGGTGTTGATACGCCTAGAAGTGTTCTCCGAGCTGTGGGTTGGAGTTTTGCCGCGATTCGATAATTGAGAAAACCTTAATTTTTGTCCACTCCTGGCTAGGTGTTTGATATAGAGCATGTTCGATCTAGGACGAGTTTTTGGATTAGGATGAGGGGCCACAGGTGGGATATGGTTCGAGGTGTTCTTCTTAAGGATATCGTCTTTGATACATCTTTTGAAAGGGTGATCTTTATCTTTTGGGATCAAGATGGATTTTGCACGTGCAGTGGATTTTTGTTTCGTTTTGGTTCTGGCTTTGCCAATGGAGAGTAATTCGTCTAGGTTAAATGGATCAGAGGATTGTGTAGGAGGTGGGTCAGGCATGAGGTTCACAGGCGAGATGTGCTGATGCTGTTTCGGGGAGTTATGATCGTTTGTAATTGATTCAGGGTTAGGAGTGTCTGGATAAGGTGGGTTGATAGTGCTCGGGATGGTGGGAATAACAGGGATGTGGTTTGATGAGCTATTGTTATTGGGGTGTGGGGTGTTGGGCTGAGAGGTGGATAAATTGGGCTCAATAGGATCTGATAGAGTGGGTTTAAAGCAATTAATTGGGCATGGCGTTGCCTGGGCTATGGTTGGATCAGAGTTAATTGGGTTATCAGTAGGGTAAGATGATGACTCGGGTACTGTGGAGTCACGGGTATTAATGGTATCATTAATGTCATCGTGGGTAGCGGCATATGAGGGGACAGAGACGTTAGGGCAGTTAATGTGGGGAGTTGGGGAGTTAATGTTGAAATTGCAGGTATCCATGCGTTTCGAAGGTTGGGGAGAAGGTGTATTTTCCGGTAAAATGTCACCGGACTTTAGATCAAAGTTGTTTCCAGGATGAGTATGTTTTGTTTGGGTCCTACAAATCTCAACATCTTTGTTATTCCTTCATTAGAAATTTGTTCAATCGGAACCTCTAAATAAAGAAATTAATTTTTCTTGGGAACGCAAGAGAGCCGGTTTGTACAACCAAGTTTGAACCTGATTTGAGTAGCTACCGGTCTATCAAAGACGAAAGCTTCTTGTCAACCAAATATTATATACTATGTTCACTTTATAATATGTCCAACATTAAGGTAAAATTAATACTCCGTACTACATAACACGTCCATTACAAGGCCAAAAATTTGGGGCTAGAATGTTAGATATGTACATACACATGCGTATAAATGCCAAAACTTATACACGAAATCAAAATACTAAATCAACAAATATCACACAATTAATATTGTTCATACTTGGCATATTTGAATTACTCTACATCTTCCAAAACCTCGTGTACTTGATTTTCCAACAACTTATGAGGAGGAAAGTATTGAAAACTCGATATATTATCCGCACTTACATAAACAACTTTATACATGTCATAATGCGTATAAACCTTAACATATTTGAAGACATTTTGAAGGGCTTCACGATGATCCTTTTTTAGGACAAATGAGTAACATGATTGAAGATTCTTCCACACGTAAAAATTGATGACCATTGGTCTACTTGCGCGCTCTAAACAAATACCGGCAAGGGCACCATCCATTTTAGGAAAGTGAGATCTAAATACCAAAAAACACATGTACGAAAAGTCTTGCTCGTTCATTTTGGAATTAGGCAAAAGAGAAGCCGTGCTGAAAGAAATGGTGTCGCCCGTTGAGAACTTTGCGGCCGGGTATCCGTCCCTTGTCTCACCACCATGAGCGGACATGAAGTCGTGATCGAGTAGAACAACCATTGTTTGTAGATTTGTCAACGTCGAAAGCTGACATAAGAAAAAATATGTTACGAAGTATATAGGAGGTCTGTTTGTGTGTGTTCGTTGTCCTAAGATAATTTAGTTACCACTATTATTGTTAATTGTTTTTTAAACAACTATTACGACATCGAAAGCCTGGTGTGCTATAGGGTATACACATTTATTCACCACAGCGGAATCTTTGAGAAAACCTCCCCTTGATTCAAACCTGCGCCAACTAGGACTCAAATCCAAGCCAGATCTGGTCAGATTGCACACGAACCACAGTTGTCTATGACTTCGACCGTTCTTAGTAGTCCAAATAAAATAGTCGTTTGAGCAACGGTTCTTTGTAGGGTCAAGTTGGACTTTTTCTGAATGTGATGATTATGTTATCATTTGGTGAATGAACGACAGATACAGGATTTTTTTGCAACATGTATCAAAACCAAGTGACTTAATTGAAAACGGTGAACTTATAGGGTATGTCTACGTATATACGTATTTGATCACACCAGGGTGTCAATGATTCTGGCGGGCTATAATACTGTTAGTCACGATAATTAcattatgatggtgatttttcgTGAAGGATTACGGAGTCAGGGGTCGGATTGATGAGTTTGTTGTAGGAGAGATTTTCGGGAGATACGGGTGTTGATTTGACTTCTCGTTTTTCGCGATCTTGTGCAAAGGAATCATCGGGTTAtcggattcaaatgttcaagcgtAACTGGAGGAGAAAATTAATAGCGGGTTATTTAACCGGTGGATCTCTTTGAATATTAGATTCTATTTAGCAGATACATAGATCTATGTGTGTTAAAAATTTGGCAATGATCTGATTGTTGGATTTTCAGTTACGATTTGGAAGTTGCTGCATTTTATGGGTGACtttttcgggtttgatgacgcAAGTGCGAGACGGTTTGTCTTGTGAAACTTTGGACGATATGAGCCAGATATCTCAGAGATGTTGGTTTGTAATGGAAGCTCACGTGGGTCTTACATTTGGGAAGTGTGGTATTCAATGTGAACACATCTGGTATGGAAATCGATAGTGGTAGTTATCGGGAAAATTTGGTACTTGCGGGTTTTTGTAATGGGATGACCAAGTAATTGGTTGGATATTCCAAGATACTTGCAATATGCGGGTGAGTTAGAGCTTCTTATCACTAAGATAATTGGTTGTTGAAGGATGTCAGATAGAACATGTTTAATGGGCGCTTGGGTTTAGTTGATAGTTTGTACAACAAAGCAAGCGGTTGTTCTTCAGGTTTCCAATTAGGAATCCTTAGGTGATGGAATGAGTGAAAAATCTTGTAAGTCCCGGAC
The window above is part of the Rutidosis leptorrhynchoides isolate AG116_Rl617_1_P2 chromosome 1, CSIRO_AGI_Rlap_v1, whole genome shotgun sequence genome. Proteins encoded here:
- the LOC139901255 gene encoding uncharacterized protein, with amino-acid sequence MLESNKEATVAERITQNNGLSLGNWCWSRSPYGRVLNELTELNNIISSVTLSEKPDSWKCSLDPSGTYTTKSMAHLINSLKLGGNTLNMTIPRNNLLPQKVFIFIWRAFQKKIPTRFELDKRGIDLDSILCPLCESGIETIEHSLVLCPKSAQIWKHVLDWWNQDHSLISNLNDAIINKQTFTHNNLGSSIWQATKWITCYMLWKHRNAKVFSKKVWSIASILSEIQSQSFSWISKRLSKNKPIIWHQWLINPSFFVADPPHRVGIG
- the LOC139901269 gene encoding uncharacterized protein, which encodes MGKISWLQRICNKEKPTILGLQETKCEQTQDNIIESFWGNSDFKFVQKDSVGASGGIITIWDCNIFSFDYAIEGEFFLAICGSWAGYDSKIALINVYGPHSPSKKIRLWSELSSLVNSLTFPFIIFGDFNEVRNTSERMNCEFNQHWANNFNNFISNSDLIDLPLGGKKFTRICIKRMKFSKLDRFLVSDEILKLWPNISSKTLDRDLSDHCPILLRNTFADSGPKPIRVFNTWLDLKDADSVITRAWSLPTTGNRPDCVFRNKLKNVKMELKKHSTQLDNIDSQIQDHLNAINEWEAIAESRPLSETEKNNWLNEKFSHLEKEKTKTNMLKQKSRIKWALEGDENSKYFHNYIKNAQVKTTYTAYPLTDPGSKTPTS